The genomic DNA atttgggtatttcaggttgctgcagaagacctgaaggcttatGGTATTCGGCTTTTactttagcgcaagttaaacatttaccaacgtataccgcaacatcgcctttcatccttggccactaatagaaatccttaagatcttggtacatcttatccgctcccggatgaatcgagtaccgtgacttgtgagcttcatcgaaaatgacctttctcaatccaccaaacagaggaacccaaattcgtttcatgaagcataaagttccttcctcgtttggtaccaactgcttctccatcccacggagatattcaccttcaatattcctttctttgagagcttctctctgcgcggcacgaatgcgcaatcagagatctgtctggacaatcatctccaaagccctaacccttatgggcttgatcctttccttctgacttagggcatcggcgaccacattctccttccctggatgatacttgatttcacagtcatagtcgttcaatagttcaacctagtgtctttgcctcatgttaagctccttttggtcaaatatgtgctgtaggctcttatgatcagtaaagattgtacatcgcgtgccatacaaataatgtcgccagattttcaacgcaaataccaccgcgcctaattccaagtcatgtgtggtatagttttTCTCGTGGACCTTTAACTGGCGTGACGCATATGCTATAACTTtttgtcgctgcatcaacacgcagcctaaaccctgacacgaggcgtcgcaatataccacgaagtcgttcGTTCCTTCGGGTAGCGACAAGATTGGTGCGTCACAAAGTttgttcttcaacaactggaatgcttcttcttgtttgtctccccaatcaaacttcttgtctttctgggtgagggaagtcaaaggttgagcgatttttgagaaatcctcaatgaaccttcgataataaccagccaaacctaagaattgtcgtatctcggttggcgtcttcggagtctcccaattcttgattgcttcaatcttggtgggatccacatgaattccatttccattaactacatgtccaagaaattggactttgcgtaaccagaattcgcacttcgagaacttggcatacaactcctcctttttaagtagctccaaaatagctcttaaatgctgttcgtgctcatccttcgtcttcgagtagatcaggatgtcatcaatgaacacaatcacgaacttgtcgaggtatggcttacaaactctgtttatcaaatccataaaaacggctggcgcgtttgtcaacccaaacggcatcaccagaaactcgtaatgtccatatcgagttctaaaagcagtcttgggaatactttcctcttggattctcaactgatgatatcctgatcgcagatcgatctttgagtagaaacttgaaccttgaagttgatcgaacagatcgtcaattctcggcagaggatatctattcttgattgtcaacttgtttagttcccggtagtcgatacacatgcgaaaactaccgtctttcttcttaacaaacaaaactggagctccccaaggtgagaagcttggtctgatgaatcctttgtctaatAGCTCCTGAAGTTGCGTTGACAGCTCCTGCATCTCCAaaggcgcaagtcggtagggcgccttagccacaggcgcgacgcctggaactaagtcaatgtggaactcgacttgtctttgtgGCGGTAcccctggcaagtcttctggaaagacttccggatattcctttacgactggaatgtcttccatcATTGGCTTAGTGGCTTCTTTATCtacgatatgtgccaagaaggcaataCATCCCTTCCTCAAACACTTTCGAGCCTTTAGGCAGCTATTGATCCTCagcggcgtatcacgcttctctcgtGAACCACAATTGTCTCGCCATCTTCCATTGGGATGCGGATGATCTTCTCGTGGCAAACAATCTtggctttgttgcttgacaaccaatccatccctactaccacattgaagcttcccaactcgactggcagcaGGTCAAGCGTAAATTCGTGTCCTCCCAGTTCTATCACAcatcctctgatgacttcatCCGTTTCAACTAGTttcccattagccagttcaatcgagtacggaacgtctaacttactagcagttatcccaagcatattcttaaattctaatgatacaaagctataatcggcaccagtatcaaacagaacagatgcaaagcgttgatttatagggaacgtaccagtgacaacgcttggatcctggcgcgcttcccttgctccaatgttgaatactctcccacgggcttgattcagtttcgggcattccctcttaaagtgcccgATGTCTCCACAGTTAAAACACCCCGGTCCTCGACGATTCCCATTCCCATTTCTATTTCCGCCTCGATTGGCATTCGCTCCCCGGTTACCAGCTCGATTCCCAACATTTTCACGGGTTCCATtcccgccatttcctccttgttgGCGGTTCCTGTTCCCATTTCCATGACCTCGTTGATTTCCACGACCAGCACTGGTACTAACCCAACATGTTTCCTTTGAATGGCCAGTCTTTCTGCAAGACTCGCATTTCCTTAGTCTACACGGGCCGGGATGATGGTATTGGCATgtatcacacttgggcagagtgcccatgtaacccTTCACTTTGTTTTCGACACCGGTTGTGGCCTTGGCCGGTGTGCTCGACTCACCCTTCTTGCTCACACGGctggtgccttgcttgaagttggaaaattttcgtttgttttcaccagacgactccacatgagtctccttcttctttggttCGGAATTTGAAAATTTGTTCAATCAAATGGCTTCCTTAGTAAGTGCCAccctgagatcaatggcttcagtaattgttgcaggcttggacgtggtcaccatgctcatgatctggGGGGCCAATCCCTAGATGAAGCGCTCAACACGTTTAAATTCGGGCGTTACCATGTACGGCACCACATGGGATAAAtcatggaacctctgaacatattctgCAATCTTGGGACCCTCCATTCtcaggtgccagaactcagtttctagcTTCTGTATTTCAGCTCGCGAACAatacttccttctcatgagctccttcagctcattccatgttaACGCATATGCCGCCGCTTCTCCCAAGgtttgcacttgcagattccaccacgatagggcaccatcaagaaacagccctgagatgtaggtaacttgttgctcaggagcacacttgctcatccttaggACGGAATCTGCCTTTTCTGTCCATCTGACAAAtgcaacagcacctccagtgccgtcgaaattcacgggcttACAGTCGagaaattgtttgtaggtgcaccctgcacatacgttagaatttaCAGATGGTATTAGCAGATGTGCTAGAAGtatccaaatgtatcgtaatGTGTCTCAaatgacttaacattaccattgggtgggttgttgttgttgttgttgttgttgttcgaaGTATTCCTGCTGTCTCTGCTTGGGAGGCCGCGTATTGTGCGATAGCTGCGGCAATTATCCCTTGGAGTTCCGTCTCAGTAGAAGGCATGTGTACATTCCGgtttggaggcatcttctaaaggATGATCATGTTGGTCATGTCATAGTAAGTAATTAATATGCGTACATAATAACATTTACCAaccacataacatcccatgttataaaataaaacaaataattcaacaaagcatgtagtgagaacgttgccattgagctttcattaatcacGACCACAATATAGCTTTACATGTTTTACAGTACATCATACATCAACAATAAGATCATAGGGTTACATCACCCTCAAATACAAGTCAAACTACACCTATCATATACAAAAAGTGTGGTCTCCTAAAAGTCTTCGTGTGGTGGCTCAATTGCGACTTTTTCACCAAAATGATCTACCTGCATCAAACCAAAAATATCTATGCTGATgacggaggaggaggaggaggaggaaaatgagagaAAAGCAAACGGCGCATGTGCAACCAATCCACCTCAAGTGCACGACTGACACGCAGCAAATAGgcaatctgctgctcagatgtaaggaaatgaacatccgaATCAGGGGAAAGCAGACGGGGAGTGTGTGGTGCGGCGAAAGGAGTCTGACAGTGACATGGAGGACGTGGTGTCCTCTCTAATTCTTGGACGCGACGACTAAGTACGTCTTGCTGTAGCTGTAGAGAGATGAGTATGTCCTCTGTCGTGTACCCCACATGATAAGGGTGTTACGGGTCTGATAATGGCATAACATTGGGCGAAGCCCACAGAAATGGCTCGCCCGAAGGTACGAAGGATGGTGCAGTATGCGGGAACTGAGACATGAAAGGAACAGATGCCAATACAGGTGGAACAGAAACAGGTGGCTGCCTCgatgaaccctccccaggacgaGGTGGCGGAATGTCCTGGAGGAACGTGATAGGAAGGTCAGTGCGATGGGCGTCAGAGGTGTGTGGGGGAAATAATGGAATCTCAATAGGTGTAGAAACAGGGGCTACGGGAGGAGTGACAGGTAGCACAAACGGTGGATAGTCATCATCATCCTCGatccacccgttacgggtgtcAGCATGACGAGGATCGATGTGAGCGGTGAAAGGTGCACAGTCAACCAATGCCGGCACGGGATCAGGTAAAGGTGCATCAACAATAGGATCATCCACCACTGGTGGTGCAACAATGGGTAGGTCAACAATGGGTGGTGCAAGGGCTGGTGCATCCAAATCAGGCGGTGCAATGGCTGGTGCATCATCAAGAACAGGGTCATGGTCAACGACAGGCTCTGGTGCTATAACAGGCCCAGGGTCAACAAAGTCCATATCAAAGTCGGTAGGAATGTCAAACAGCGGATCAATAGGAGCCACTGGTGCCTCTAAGGGCTGGTCCATATGAATAAACTCGATCTCATGATCAGGATCGAAATCAGGAGGAAAAACTGGATCAAAATCGTCATCGATCTCATGATCAAACTCAAACTCGAGTGACGGACCAGGTGCAGCTGACATCGCTATGTCGGGGTCGGCGTCAGGAGAGTGGCGCTGTATGCCCTGGTCGTGCAAAGAAGCGGATCCCACAGACTCAAACGAGTCTGGAACAGGTGAACCAGAGGGAGCCTCCTCTACAGGGGCCTCAGCAATAGGAAGGATAGCATCATCATCAATCGGGGCCCCACCCTCATAGTCGTCCTCAGGGGGACCCTCCTCGAAAAGATCAATGTCGTCATCAGACACGACATCGAGTGGCACATCCGCCACGGGAAAAGCAGCAAGTGGAACGGGAACAGGGATCACAGCAAGAGGGAGATCCCCAGCTAGAATGCCATCAACAGGCTGAACCTCAACTTCGATGTCTGGCAGAGCGAAAGGCTGAAAATCATCGTCATCCGTGCTCGTGGTATCTGACGTGTAAACATCTCCCTCGGATGGTATCTCATCGTCTGACACAACCGCCATGGGGTCCACTGTGTCTGATACTCCTGTGTCGGAAGAAGaaaccatggtgtctgtaacacaaccacacatatgcacatatatcaacatgaaatcaaatacagcaagtggtACGGGAGCAGGGATCACAGCAAGAGGGAGATCCCCAGCTAGAATGCCATCAGCAGACTGAACCTCAACTCCGATGTCTAGCAGAGCGAAAGGCTGAAAATCATCGTCATCCGTGCTCGTGGTATCTGACGTGAAAACATCTCCCTCGGATGGTATCTCATCGTCTGACACAACCGCCATGGGGTCCACTGTGTCTGATACTCCTGTGTCGGAAGAAGaaaccatggtgtctgtaacacaaccacacatatgcacatatatcaacatgaaATCAAATAAATATGTAAGTCACCATAAAGCAAACAACTAATCCTCCTAGTCTCCCTAGATGTAAGACCCCAAAATCCGGGTGTCTCACAGTTGGGACAACATTGCATAAACAGTCTAAACacttgaaaattttaattattattattattattattattattattattattattatcttaaTTTGAAGAGTACGCAGCGGAAAACTTTTAAGTTAAATTCCCAATCATGGAAAATATCCAAACTAAAATACACAATTTAAATGtttgaaatttatttatttaaaacatcgTCTTCAACTAGAAATGCCAACTTCAATGCCGAGTAGCTTCATGCAACATCCAAGAGGTCATCGTTCATCCATTTAACCTGAAATCAATCTAACATGCATGCAAAAGTCAGCTAGGCTGAGTGAATCCAAGTTTTTTAATATTGTAAtacaataaataaaaaaaatagatgtAAAACATTTTCATCACATCGTCTTAAATAAACATCAACTTCCTTAAAACATTCTTTAAGATAACTTCAAACATCCGTTTAAATGGGTCAAGCACATAACAATGGGTCTCCTCGACCTTTAAAGCCAAACACAAAGTAAGGAAAAAGGACCGTTTTCGCCCCAAGGACCTCTAAACTGTGAGGGGTCTTCCCACCCAGACAGATAGATACGGTTAGGGGACTTCCTCTGCCCCAAGGACTGTTAAGCTGTGAGGACTACTTCTGCCCACATAAGTTAACTAAACAGTTAGGGGACTTTTTGACCCAGTCATGGCAATACCCAAAACTTACACATTCAAATTCATATTCAGATATATATTAATGCAATATAATAAAGTTCATCataatcataaataaataaataaatgtatttATTTTATCCTCATAATTAAAATTCATCTTTTAAATTTACATGataatcataaataaataaatgtatttATTTTATACTCATAATTAAAATTCATCTTTTAATGAGTCGAGTACAGAACACAGATCTCCTCACCTTAAATCCTAAACACAAAGTAGGGGATAAAGGaatttttcttctcctctttccCCAAGGGCAAATAAACTGCTAGGGGACTTCCTCTTGCCCCAAGGACAGATAAACTGTTAGGGGACTTCCTCTTTTTGACCTGGTTGTGGCATGACCCAACACATCACACGTAAGTACATAAAAGGGCAAGCAAATAATCCTCATGTATAGTTAAAATGTAGTTTGAAAGTTACTATACAAACATCTTAGAAGTTTATCATCAATTTAATACATCGAGCATGCCCGTTAGCCCTAAACTTTGAAACATTAAATAAAGGGCATCATGAACTTACAATTAAATACATACGTGTGTGTATACTTCAACCATCGTACGTGTAGCTTCGCACCTACacactatatacatatatatatatatcttcccTTCATAGACTAgagtacacatatatatatatatttatacacacacacataaataTAAGTATATATAAGTATACTCAATACTCGCCTTCACACAAATAAgtatacaaaaatatataattctAATTATTTTTcatctttaaaaaaaatccatACTAGTAAATATAAATTTCATAGGTACGTAAAAAGAACTTCACAACTTCCTTCATAAAAATAATCATACGAGTTTAGCATGCACATTAGCCCGAAATatttaaaaacatttaaagaGTGGGCTCAAGAACTCACAGGTTGCAAAGCTTCCATATCCACAAGCTAATCGTCTCGAACCGTGTCCTCAAGCGAAACCTATAACTGAATAACTCGTGGTTACAGTTTATTCTGATAGATAACGTATAACCCAACCTATCAACTTCTCCACATCTAACGTCAAAACCCTAACCTGAGCACCGTCGAGTTCGGATCACCCATGACCCATAACAACTCGTGAACCCGAAACCCATGCACACTTGCACGTCCATTGCCATGCAAAATTAACACTACAAGAAACAGGCACCTTTAGCGACGACacgtgtcgccgctaaaagtcctttttgtcgccgctattgacttttagcggcgacCTGTCGTCGCTAAAAGGTCGCCGCTATAGGTCAGCCGCTATTGGTCACCTGTCGTCGCTAAAAAGATTGTGTCGTCACTATTGTGACTTTTAGGGG from Helianthus annuus cultivar XRQ/B chromosome 7, HanXRQr2.0-SUNRISE, whole genome shotgun sequence includes the following:
- the LOC110882024 gene encoding calphotin-like, whose translation is MVSSSDTGVSDTVDPMAVVSDDEIPSEGDVFTSDTTSTDDDDFQPFALLDIGVEVQSADDTMVSSSDTGVSDTVDPMAVVSDDEIPSEGDVYTSDTTSTDDDDFQPFALPDIEVEVQPVDGILAGDLPLAVIPVPVPLAAFPVADVPLDVVSDDDIDLFEEGPPEDDYEGGAPIDDDAILPIAEAPVEEAPSGSPVPDSFESVGSASLHDQGIQRHSPDADPDIAMSAAPGPSLEFEFDHEIDDDFDPVFPPDFDPDHEIEFIHMDQPLEAPVAPIDPLFDIPTDFDMDFVDPGPVIAPEPVVDHDPVLDDAPAIAPPDLDAPALAPPIVDLPIVAPPVVDDPIVDAPLPDPVPALVDCAPFTAHIDPRHADTRNGWIEDDDDYPPFVLPVTPPVAPVSTPIEIPLFPPHTSDAHRTDLPITFLQDIPPPRPGEGSSRQPPVSVPPVLASVPFMSQFPHTAPSFVPSGEPFLWASPNVMPLSDP